The Microlunatus antarcticus genome segment GAGACGTGGTCGAAGGTGACCGAGACCGGGCCCGGCGGGACGTCGACCGGGTGAGCCGTCTCGACGATCAGGGGCTTGAGGTCGAGGATCTCGAAGACCCGCTCGAAGCTGACGAGCGCGCTCATCACCTCGACGCGCGCGCCGGCGAGCTGGGTGAGGGGCGCGTACAGGCGGGTGAGCAGCAGCGCCATGGTGACGACGGAACCCGCGGCGAGCGTCCCGCGCAGCGCGAAGAAGCCGCCGAGCCCGTAGACGAGGGCGAGCGCGAGGGCGGACACGAGCGTCAGCGCGGTCACGAAGACCATCTGAACCGTGCTCGAGCGGACGCCGATGTCACGGACGCGGCGGGCCCGCTCGGAGAACTCGACCGACTCCCGCTCCGGGGAGGAGAAGAGCTTGACCAGCGTCGCGCCCGGCGCGGAGAAGCGCTCGGTCATCTGCGTGCTCATGAACGAGTTGAGGTTGGCCGCCTCGAGGCGCAGCTTGGCCAGCCGTGAGCCCATCCGGCGCGCGGGGAGCACGAAGACGGGCAGCAGCACCAGCACGAGCACGGTGATCGGCCAGGAGATCGTCAGCATGGTGACGAGCGCGAGGACCACGGCGACGAGGTTGGTCACGACGCCGGAGAGGGTGTCGGAGAAGGCGCGCTGCGCGCCGATCACGTCGTTGTTGAGGCGGCTGACCAGCGCCCCCGTCCGGGTGCGGGTGAAGAACGCGACGGGCATCGTCTGCACGTGGTCGAAGACCGCGCGGCGGAGGTCGAGGATCAGGGTCTCGCCGATGCGGGCGGACAGCCAGCGGACGACGAGCCCGACGCCGGCCTCGGCCACGGCGATGACGGCGATGAGGACCGCGAGCCGCACGACCACCCGGACCGACCCGTTGGTCGTGATGGCGTCGACGACCTGCCCGGCCAGCAGCGGGGTGGCGATCGCGAGGAACGCGGTGACGACGCTCAGCACCAGGAACACGGACAGCACCCGACGCTGCGACCGGGCGAAGCCCCAGATCCGCTGCACCGTCGCCCAGGAGAACGGTCGCTTCTCCGTCTGGGCCACCATCGTCCGGTACAGGGCCGACCAGGCCACGCTCTCCATGCTCATGCCGCAACTCCCTCGTCAGACGGCTTCCGAACGAGTTCACGGTAGGCGCCGGGACTGACAACACCAGACCGTCCGTCGGGCTTCCCATGCTCACAGCCAGGTCATGGTCTGACCCCCACGTCGCCACAGCCCCCCGCCGGAGGGTCTGTGCCATGACGATCTCGACCTTCCCCGGCTCGACCGCGCCGCGGGCCGTCGCCGCCGCACCCGGCACGACCACCGAGCAGGACTCCACCCCGCCCTCCGAGCCGGACGCGGGCACCACGACGTCGCGCCGCCGCGGGCCGAGGGCCGGCCGTACGGTCGCGCTCG includes the following:
- a CDS encoding ABC transporter ATP-binding protein, with amino-acid sequence MSMESVAWSALYRTMVAQTEKRPFSWATVQRIWGFARSQRRVLSVFLVLSVVTAFLAIATPLLAGQVVDAITTNGSVRVVVRLAVLIAVIAVAEAGVGLVVRWLSARIGETLILDLRRAVFDHVQTMPVAFFTRTRTGALVSRLNNDVIGAQRAFSDTLSGVVTNLVAVVLALVTMLTISWPITVLVLVLLPVFVLPARRMGSRLAKLRLEAANLNSFMSTQMTERFSAPGATLVKLFSSPERESVEFSERARRVRDIGVRSSTVQMVFVTALTLVSALALALVYGLGGFFALRGTLAAGSVVTMALLLTRLYAPLTQLAGARVEVMSALVSFERVFEILDLKPLIVETAHPVDVPPGPVSVTFDHVSFAYPTADKVSLASLEEVAVLDNRGGIEVIHDVSFKAEAGQMVALVGSSGAGKSTIASLLSRLYDVDAGAVRIGGVDVRDLSFEGIRATLGMVTQDGHLFHESIRNNLLLAKVGATEDELWSALTRARLRELIESLPAGLDTVVGERGYRLSGGERQRLTIARLLLAHPRVVILDEATASLDSTSEAAVTAALGEALEGRTALVIAHRLSTVRAADSIVVLEDGRVVEQGRHSELLALGGRYAELYRTQFATSEAEAEEELQSLR